One part of the Streptomyces lydicus genome encodes these proteins:
- a CDS encoding BTAD domain-containing putative transcriptional regulator, whose protein sequence is MDDNGPVRYGILGTTQAGRADGTPVAVGGARLRALLAAFALRPGRALTPDVLIADVWGMDPPADAAGALQALVGRLRRALGRDAIASVDGGYRLCAEPDAVDLHRFERLAADGERALAEADPDRAAAVLDEALGLWRGPALADLPEPGVEAARAESRRLDVQRTRLAADLALGRPDRALPTLLALCRDHPLDEPLQALRLRALRAAGRGAEALAAYEEIRTDLADRLGADPGPELRALHGELLRPQPAVAPAPPAPAPAAAAPAPAAAPPGNLRARLTSFVGRDADLVALRSDLTEHRLVTLLGPGGAGKTRLSQEGAESAVAAQPDAWPHGVWLAELAPVDDPQTVPEAVLTALGARETVVRGTTSEGLRAATDPTALNPLGRLAEHCAGRRMLLVLDNCEHVIDAAAQLVERLLADCPGVTVLATSREPLAVPGEVLRPVEPLPDPVALRLLADRGAAARPGFRVADDPAACTEICRRLDGLPLAVELAAARLRLLTPRQLADRLDDRFRLLTSGSRTLLPRQQTLRAVVDWSWDLTDEPERAVLRRLSVFAGGCDLAAAEEVCAGDGVEGYEVAGLLGSLIDKSLVVAAPTGTGSGTGPGGQMRYRLLETVGEYAAERLDEAGERAATEHRHLVAYRELARTRDPLLRGPGQRAAMEQLELEHDNLRTALRRAVAAGDEHEALCLVLSLHWFWWLRDHRSDARHWALAVAALGPNPFLPPVEPAPELYERPIDAPPPMAPEQLLEARREVRLVALSSMDSDIEALGRPEVQDELAGILAAYRIGMPQTCKVPGVMWHYAVLLTGHFEELAELIDSAVAACRELGYAWELAYVLQLRSKIFNDRPGKLPRAARDSDEALQIFLRVGDAWGAAEALAGRAETHEKRGAYEPAAADLRAAMEHAERLGAHGQTLLLRCRLGAVLIENGQGDAGERMLREVLVTAAKGNSGRDTEPFARMTLAMRLTMTGRYDEARSELNAVRELFTPRAPDLFVGLLESALISLDLDDGHRDEGLLTRFRAALEMLQDRLALMVAPDLPVVQLLTGARVLMAVRGAPAGRDAARLVGAYDALRAATHVPALIVRDDRARTEAAVRAMLDEAVFEKAYAEGGGLSLEEATALI, encoded by the coding sequence TTGGACGACAATGGGCCGGTGCGCTACGGAATTCTCGGTACCACCCAGGCCGGCCGGGCCGACGGCACCCCCGTCGCCGTCGGCGGCGCACGCCTGCGTGCCCTGCTGGCCGCCTTCGCGCTGCGCCCCGGCCGCGCGCTGACCCCGGACGTGCTGATCGCCGACGTCTGGGGCATGGACCCGCCGGCCGACGCGGCCGGTGCGCTGCAGGCCCTCGTCGGCCGGCTGCGGCGGGCCCTGGGCCGGGACGCCATCGCCTCGGTCGACGGCGGCTACCGGCTGTGCGCCGAGCCCGACGCCGTCGATCTGCACCGCTTCGAGCGGCTCGCGGCGGACGGCGAGCGGGCGCTCGCCGAGGCGGATCCGGACCGCGCCGCCGCCGTGCTCGACGAGGCACTGGGGCTCTGGCGCGGTCCGGCGCTCGCCGACCTGCCCGAGCCGGGGGTGGAGGCGGCCCGCGCCGAGAGCCGCCGCCTCGACGTGCAGCGCACCCGGCTCGCCGCCGACCTGGCGCTGGGCCGCCCCGACCGGGCGCTGCCGACCCTCCTCGCGCTGTGCCGCGACCACCCCCTCGACGAGCCGCTCCAGGCCCTGCGCCTGCGGGCGCTGCGCGCGGCGGGACGCGGTGCGGAGGCACTGGCGGCGTACGAGGAGATACGCACCGACCTCGCCGACCGTCTCGGCGCCGACCCGGGCCCGGAGTTGCGGGCCCTGCACGGCGAACTGCTGCGGCCGCAGCCGGCCGTGGCCCCGGCGCCGCCCGCCCCCGCGCCGGCCGCCGCCGCTCCCGCACCGGCCGCCGCGCCGCCCGGCAACCTCCGTGCCCGGCTCACCTCGTTCGTCGGCCGGGACGCCGACCTCGTGGCCCTCCGGTCCGATCTGACCGAGCACCGGCTGGTGACGCTGCTGGGGCCCGGCGGCGCCGGCAAGACCCGGCTGTCACAGGAGGGCGCCGAGTCCGCCGTGGCCGCGCAGCCGGACGCCTGGCCGCACGGCGTCTGGCTGGCGGAGCTGGCGCCGGTGGACGACCCGCAGACCGTGCCCGAGGCGGTACTGACCGCGCTGGGCGCCCGCGAGACCGTCGTCCGCGGCACCACCTCCGAGGGGCTGCGGGCCGCCACCGACCCGACCGCGCTGAACCCGCTGGGCCGGCTCGCCGAGCACTGCGCGGGCCGCCGGATGCTGCTGGTCCTCGACAACTGCGAGCATGTGATCGACGCCGCCGCGCAGCTCGTGGAGCGGCTGCTGGCCGACTGCCCGGGCGTGACGGTGCTCGCCACCAGCCGGGAGCCGCTGGCCGTGCCCGGCGAGGTGCTGCGGCCCGTCGAACCGCTGCCGGACCCGGTCGCGCTGCGGCTGCTCGCCGACCGCGGTGCGGCCGCCCGCCCCGGCTTCCGCGTCGCGGACGACCCGGCGGCCTGCACCGAGATCTGCCGCCGGCTGGACGGCCTGCCGCTGGCCGTCGAACTCGCCGCCGCACGGCTGCGGTTGCTCACCCCGCGCCAGTTGGCGGACCGGCTCGACGACCGCTTCCGCCTGCTGACCAGCGGCAGCCGCACCCTGCTGCCCCGGCAGCAGACGCTGCGTGCGGTGGTGGACTGGTCCTGGGACCTGACCGACGAACCCGAGCGGGCGGTGCTGCGCCGGCTGTCGGTCTTCGCCGGCGGCTGCGACCTGGCCGCCGCGGAAGAGGTGTGCGCGGGCGACGGCGTCGAGGGGTACGAGGTGGCCGGCCTGCTCGGCTCGCTGATCGACAAGTCGCTGGTGGTGGCGGCGCCGACCGGCACGGGCAGCGGTACCGGCCCCGGCGGGCAGATGCGCTACCGGCTGCTGGAGACGGTGGGGGAGTACGCCGCCGAGCGGCTGGACGAGGCGGGCGAGCGGGCCGCCACCGAGCACCGCCACCTCGTCGCCTACCGCGAACTGGCCCGCACCCGCGACCCCTTACTGCGCGGCCCCGGCCAGCGCGCGGCCATGGAGCAGCTGGAGCTGGAGCACGACAACCTGCGCACCGCGCTGCGCCGCGCGGTCGCCGCCGGGGACGAGCACGAGGCGCTGTGCCTGGTGCTGTCCCTGCACTGGTTCTGGTGGCTGCGCGACCACCGCAGCGACGCCCGCCACTGGGCCCTCGCGGTCGCGGCGCTCGGCCCCAACCCGTTCCTGCCGCCGGTCGAACCGGCCCCCGAGCTGTACGAGCGGCCCATCGACGCCCCGCCGCCGATGGCCCCCGAGCAGCTGCTGGAGGCCCGTCGCGAGGTCCGGCTGGTGGCGCTCTCCAGCATGGACAGCGACATCGAGGCGCTGGGCAGGCCGGAGGTGCAGGACGAGCTGGCCGGCATCCTCGCCGCGTACCGCATCGGGATGCCGCAGACCTGCAAGGTGCCCGGGGTGATGTGGCACTACGCGGTGCTGCTCACCGGGCACTTCGAGGAGCTGGCGGAGCTGATCGACAGCGCGGTGGCCGCCTGCCGCGAACTCGGCTACGCGTGGGAGCTGGCGTACGTCCTGCAGCTGCGCTCCAAGATCTTCAACGACCGTCCCGGCAAGCTGCCCCGGGCGGCCCGCGACTCCGACGAGGCGCTGCAGATCTTCCTGCGGGTGGGCGACGCCTGGGGCGCGGCCGAGGCGCTGGCCGGGCGCGCCGAAACCCATGAGAAGCGCGGCGCCTACGAACCGGCGGCGGCCGACCTCCGGGCGGCGATGGAGCACGCCGAGCGGCTGGGCGCCCACGGCCAGACGCTGCTGCTGCGCTGCCGGCTGGGCGCGGTGCTGATCGAGAACGGTCAGGGGGACGCCGGGGAGCGGATGCTGCGGGAGGTGCTGGTCACGGCCGCGAAGGGCAACAGCGGCCGGGACACCGAGCCGTTCGCCCGGATGACCCTCGCCATGCGGCTGACGATGACGGGCCGGTACGACGAGGCCCGCAGCGAACTGAACGCCGTACGGGAGCTGTTCACCCCGCGCGCCCCGGACCTGTTCGTCGGGCTGCTGGAAAGCGCGTTGATCTCGCTGGACCTGGACGACGGGCACCGCGACGAGGGACTGCTGACGCGCTTCCGGGCGGCCCTGGAGATGCTGCAGGACCGGCTGGCCCTGATGGTCGCCCCGGACCTGCCGGTGGTCCAGCTCCTCACCGGCGCACGGGTGTTGATGGCCGTACGCGGTGCGCCGGCCGGCCGGGACGCGGCGCGCCTGGTCGGTGCGTACGACGCGCTGCGGGCCGCCACGCACGTACCGGCGCTGATCGTGCGCGACGACCGGGCCCGTACGGAGGCGGCGGTGCGGGCGATGCTGGACGAGGCCGTGTTCGAGAAGGCGTACGCCGAAGGCGGTGGCCTTTCTCTCGAAGAGGCCACCGCCCTCATCTGA
- a CDS encoding ATP-binding cassette domain-containing protein gives MTRQTISTKGGNAVEVRGLVKHFGEVKAVDGVDLDVKEGTVLGVLGPNGAGKTTLVRCLSTLLVPDAGHAVVAGYDVVRQPRALRRTIGLTGQYASVDEKLSGWENLYMIGRLLDLSRKDARGRADEMLERFSLTEAAKRPAAKYSGGMRRRLDLAASMIGRPAVLYLDEPTTGLDPRTRNEVWEEVQRMVREGATVLLTTQYMEEAEQLANELTVIDRGRVIAEGRVDELKAKVGGRTLQIRPSDAGELDRMVGAIAQAGLDGIAGATADHDGGVVNVPIISDEQLTAVVNVLGQRGFALAGISTHLPSLDEVFLAITGQKTSDTADGGPADDATDQQYAEVTA, from the coding sequence ATGACGCGACAGACGATATCCACCAAGGGCGGCAACGCCGTGGAGGTGCGCGGGCTGGTCAAGCACTTCGGCGAGGTCAAGGCCGTCGACGGGGTGGACCTGGACGTGAAGGAAGGCACCGTGCTCGGCGTGCTCGGTCCCAACGGGGCCGGCAAGACGACGCTCGTGCGGTGCCTGTCCACCCTCCTGGTGCCGGACGCCGGCCACGCCGTGGTGGCGGGCTACGACGTGGTGCGCCAGCCCCGCGCGCTGCGCCGCACGATCGGCCTGACCGGGCAGTACGCCTCGGTCGACGAGAAGCTCTCCGGCTGGGAGAACCTGTACATGATCGGGCGGCTGCTCGATCTGTCCCGCAAGGACGCCCGCGGCCGCGCGGACGAGATGCTGGAGCGGTTCTCGCTGACCGAGGCCGCCAAGCGGCCCGCGGCCAAGTACTCGGGCGGTATGCGCCGGCGGCTGGACCTGGCCGCCTCGATGATCGGCCGCCCGGCCGTCCTCTATCTGGACGAGCCGACCACCGGCCTGGACCCCCGCACCCGCAACGAGGTGTGGGAGGAGGTCCAGCGGATGGTGCGCGAGGGCGCGACGGTGCTGCTGACCACGCAGTACATGGAAGAGGCCGAGCAGTTGGCGAACGAGCTGACCGTGATCGACCGCGGCCGGGTGATCGCCGAGGGCCGGGTCGACGAGCTCAAGGCGAAGGTCGGCGGGCGGACGCTGCAGATCCGGCCGAGCGACGCGGGCGAGCTGGACCGGATGGTCGGCGCCATCGCGCAGGCCGGTCTGGACGGCATCGCGGGCGCCACGGCCGACCACGACGGGGGTGTGGTCAATGTCCCGATCATCAGCGACGAGCAGCTGACCGCGGTGGTCAACGTGCTCGGCCAGCGGGGCTTCGCGCTCGCCGGGATCTCCACCCATCTGCCCAGCCTGGACGAGGTGTTCCTGGCCATCACGGGCCAGAAGACGTCCGACACGGCGGACGGCGGCCCGGCCGACGACGCCACCGACCAGCAGTACGCGGAGGTGACGGCATGA
- the panB gene encoding 3-methyl-2-oxobutanoate hydroxymethyltransferase — protein MTQPSPAQKPVPKSLYGGTSSRRITVRDIAAAKERGEKWPMLTAYDAMTASVFDEAGIPVLLVGDSMGNCHLGYDSTVPVTMDEITLLSAAVVRGTKRSLVVGDLPFGSYQEGPVQALRNATRLMKEAGVGAVKLEGGERSADQVELLVSSGIPVMAHVGLTPQSVNAFGGYPVQGRGEEAAQQLLRDAKAVQDAGAFAVVLEAVPAELAAEVTRSLHIPTVGIGAGLDCDAQVLVWTDMAGMTAGHVPKFVKQYLQLRDLLGDAAKAFAEEVVGGTFPAPAHTFH, from the coding sequence ATGACGCAGCCTTCGCCTGCCCAGAAGCCGGTCCCCAAGTCGCTCTACGGGGGAACGAGCTCGCGCCGGATCACCGTGCGCGACATCGCCGCCGCCAAGGAACGCGGCGAGAAGTGGCCCATGCTCACCGCGTACGACGCGATGACCGCCTCCGTCTTCGACGAGGCCGGCATCCCCGTCCTGCTCGTCGGCGACTCGATGGGCAACTGCCACCTCGGCTACGACTCCACGGTGCCGGTCACCATGGACGAGATCACCCTGCTGTCCGCCGCGGTCGTACGGGGCACCAAGCGCAGCCTCGTCGTCGGCGACCTGCCGTTCGGCTCGTACCAGGAAGGCCCGGTGCAGGCGCTGCGCAACGCCACCCGGCTGATGAAGGAGGCCGGGGTCGGCGCGGTCAAGCTGGAGGGCGGTGAGCGCTCCGCCGACCAGGTGGAACTCCTGGTCTCCTCCGGCATCCCGGTGATGGCGCACGTCGGACTCACCCCGCAGTCGGTCAACGCCTTCGGCGGCTACCCCGTGCAGGGCCGCGGCGAGGAAGCCGCCCAGCAGCTGCTGCGGGACGCCAAGGCGGTGCAGGACGCCGGGGCGTTCGCGGTCGTCCTGGAGGCCGTACCGGCCGAACTGGCCGCCGAGGTCACCCGTTCGCTGCACATCCCGACCGTCGGCATCGGCGCGGGCCTGGACTGCGACGCGCAGGTCCTGGTGTGGACCGACATGGCCGGCATGACCGCCGGCCATGTACCGAAGTTCGTCAAGCAGTACCTGCAACTGCGGGACCTGCTCGGCGACGCGGCAAAGGCATTCGCGGAGGAGGTCGTGGGGGGCACGTTCCCTGCCCCCGCGCATACGTTCCACTGA
- a CDS encoding MFS transporter — translation MATSSTPPGGPPVRQVPDRIHRRRWAILYTLMLSLLIVVLDNSILNVAMKTIATPRPTGLGATQSELEWAINAYTLVFAGLLFTSGLLGDRLGRKKMLLFGLAVFGAGSVLAAFAGSPTQLIAFRAVMGLGGAFVMPATLAVLMNVFERDEQPRAIGIWAGGVGLAIAIGPIAGGLLLDRFWWGSVFLVNVPIVLIALIAMLVLVPDSRDPAPGRMDPVGVLLSVVGLVLLVYGIIKGGQLADFTDPQVVGTVAGGLVVLGVFVVHQKRSDHPSIDIGYFRKPAFSAAVAAIALVFFSLMGVTFFIVFYVQSVRGYSPLQAGVLILPLAAAQLIFAPRARLAVDRFGARAVCTFSMFVVADTMVGLLLLDTDTPLWVMEALFFLQGAGMAHIMPPVTVAIMQSLPREKAGSGSALNNVFRQVGGTLGVAVLGSLLSTTYRDRIQGRLDALPGLPAAARHAAGESIEATLGLAARMGPAGRPLAAAADQAFLHAMHVTALGSATVSIFGALVVLAFLPGKMEPAPQPAEPRDERKAGAAR, via the coding sequence ATGGCCACCTCCTCCACCCCGCCCGGCGGGCCGCCCGTCCGCCAGGTCCCCGACCGCATCCACCGCCGTCGCTGGGCGATCCTCTACACGCTCATGCTCAGCCTGCTGATCGTGGTGCTGGACAACTCCATCCTGAACGTCGCCATGAAGACGATCGCCACGCCACGCCCCACCGGTCTCGGTGCCACCCAGAGCGAGCTGGAGTGGGCGATCAACGCCTACACGCTGGTCTTCGCCGGGCTGCTGTTCACCTCCGGCCTGCTCGGGGACCGCCTGGGCCGCAAGAAGATGCTGCTGTTCGGCCTGGCGGTGTTCGGCGCCGGCTCGGTGCTCGCCGCGTTCGCCGGGTCGCCCACCCAGCTGATCGCCTTCCGCGCCGTGATGGGTCTGGGCGGCGCCTTCGTCATGCCGGCCACCCTCGCCGTCCTGATGAACGTCTTCGAGCGCGACGAGCAGCCCCGGGCGATCGGCATCTGGGCCGGTGGCGTGGGCCTGGCCATCGCGATCGGCCCGATCGCCGGCGGTCTGCTGCTCGACCGCTTCTGGTGGGGCTCGGTCTTCCTGGTCAACGTCCCCATCGTGCTGATCGCACTGATCGCGATGCTGGTCCTGGTGCCCGACTCCCGGGACCCGGCGCCCGGCCGGATGGACCCGGTCGGGGTGCTGCTGTCCGTCGTCGGCCTGGTCCTGCTGGTCTACGGGATCATCAAGGGCGGGCAGCTCGCCGACTTCACCGACCCGCAGGTGGTCGGCACGGTCGCCGGCGGCCTGGTGGTGCTCGGGGTGTTCGTGGTGCACCAGAAGCGCAGCGACCATCCGTCGATCGACATCGGCTACTTCCGCAAACCCGCCTTCTCCGCCGCCGTGGCCGCCATCGCGCTGGTCTTCTTCTCGCTGATGGGCGTCACGTTCTTCATCGTCTTCTACGTGCAGAGCGTGCGCGGCTACAGCCCGCTGCAGGCGGGGGTGCTGATCCTGCCGCTGGCCGCGGCCCAGTTGATCTTCGCGCCGCGGGCCCGGCTGGCCGTGGACCGCTTCGGCGCCCGCGCGGTGTGCACCTTCAGCATGTTCGTGGTGGCCGACACCATGGTGGGACTGCTACTGCTGGACACCGACACCCCGCTCTGGGTCATGGAGGCGCTGTTCTTCCTCCAGGGCGCCGGGATGGCGCACATCATGCCGCCGGTCACCGTCGCGATCATGCAGTCGCTGCCGCGGGAGAAGGCCGGCTCCGGCTCCGCGCTCAACAACGTCTTCCGGCAGGTCGGCGGCACCCTCGGCGTCGCCGTCCTAGGCTCACTGCTCTCCACCACCTACCGCGACCGGATCCAGGGCCGGCTCGACGCGCTGCCCGGCCTGCCGGCCGCGGCCCGGCACGCGGCCGGCGAGTCCATCGAGGCGACCCTCGGTCTCGCGGCCCGGATGGGCCCGGCCGGCCGCCCGCTGGCCGCCGCGGCCGACCAGGCGTTCCTGCACGCCATGCACGTCACCGCACTCGGTTCGGCCACGGTTTCGATCTTCGGTGCGCTCGTCGTGCTGGCGTTCCTGCCGGGCAAAATGGAACCGGCGCCGCAGCCGGCGGAGCCGCGGGACGAGCGGAAGGCGGGCGCAGCGAGATGA
- a CDS encoding ABC transporter permease, with translation MSAATMTAPLTRTGADEGRIGLRNNLRHIGALVRRNALQIKHDPESMFDVLLMPIVFILLFTYVFGGAIAGVGHQVDYIQRLVPGMMTMMGMNIAMAVGSGVNEDFRKGVMDRFRTMPIARSSVLIAKIVVEIGRMLIATAILLGMGFLLGMEIHGGVLEFLAAIVLTTVFGVALMWIFILLGLSVKTPQAVQGMAMIVLMPLQFGSSIFVPTTSMPGWLRGFTEVNPLSQLADAARALFDGHGAVAHPALITLGWAVGITAVTMPLAVAKFRSKT, from the coding sequence ATGAGTGCCGCGACGATGACGGCGCCGCTGACCAGGACCGGCGCGGACGAGGGCCGGATCGGGCTGCGCAACAACCTGCGGCACATCGGTGCCCTGGTGCGGCGCAACGCCCTGCAGATCAAGCACGATCCGGAGTCGATGTTCGACGTCCTGCTGATGCCGATCGTCTTCATCCTGCTGTTCACCTATGTCTTCGGTGGCGCGATCGCCGGCGTCGGCCACCAGGTGGACTACATCCAGCGGCTGGTGCCCGGCATGATGACGATGATGGGCATGAACATCGCCATGGCGGTGGGCAGCGGCGTCAACGAGGACTTCCGCAAGGGCGTGATGGACCGCTTCCGGACGATGCCCATCGCCCGGTCCTCGGTCTTGATAGCCAAGATCGTCGTCGAGATCGGCCGGATGCTGATCGCCACCGCGATCCTGCTCGGCATGGGCTTCCTGCTCGGCATGGAGATCCACGGCGGTGTGCTGGAGTTCCTCGCCGCGATCGTGCTGACCACCGTCTTCGGCGTGGCGCTGATGTGGATCTTCATCCTGCTGGGACTCTCCGTGAAGACCCCTCAGGCGGTGCAGGGCATGGCGATGATCGTGCTGATGCCGCTGCAGTTCGGCTCGTCGATCTTCGTGCCGACGACGTCGATGCCCGGCTGGCTGCGGGGCTTCACCGAGGTCAACCCGCTGTCCCAACTGGCGGACGCGGCCCGTGCGTTGTTCGACGGCCACGGTGCGGTGGCCCATCCGGCGCTGATCACCCTCGGCTGGGCGGTCGGCATCACCGCCGTCACCATGCCGCTCGCGGTCGCCAAGTTCCGCAGCAAGACCTGA
- a CDS encoding TetR/AcrR family transcriptional regulator, translated as MSRAAEDPEVAAAGTRPGPAAPGGRGRPRSATADSAIIEAVLRLIEDGVSIGELSMERIAREAGVGKATVYRRWPGKSALMLDVMRSLDAQGPRLDGASVRDDLVSLMEFLRRRGLAKRGSALLRAVVAHVQAQPELWAEYHETVLRARHEALLGVLRRGMANGEIRADRDPETLADLFVGPMLARALRHEWKELPEGFAEDVVDTVLEGVRPGPRAVAG; from the coding sequence ATGAGCCGGGCGGCGGAGGACCCCGAGGTGGCGGCGGCCGGGACGCGGCCGGGGCCGGCCGCCCCGGGGGGCCGCGGCCGGCCGCGCAGCGCCACGGCCGACTCCGCCATCATCGAGGCCGTGCTGCGCCTCATCGAGGACGGCGTCTCCATAGGCGAGCTGTCCATGGAGCGGATCGCGCGCGAGGCCGGCGTCGGCAAGGCCACCGTCTACCGCCGCTGGCCCGGCAAGAGCGCCCTGATGCTCGACGTGATGCGGTCCCTGGACGCCCAGGGCCCCCGGCTGGACGGCGCCTCGGTACGCGACGACCTGGTCTCCCTCATGGAGTTCCTGCGCCGCCGGGGCCTGGCCAAGCGCGGCTCCGCGCTGCTGCGGGCGGTCGTCGCCCACGTCCAGGCGCAGCCCGAGCTGTGGGCCGAGTACCACGAGACGGTGCTGCGGGCCCGCCACGAGGCGCTGCTCGGCGTGCTGCGGCGCGGCATGGCCAACGGCGAGATCCGCGCCGACCGTGACCCGGAGACCCTCGCCGACCTCTTCGTCGGTCCGATGCTGGCCCGCGCGCTCCGCCACGAGTGGAAGGAGCTGCCCGAGGGGTTCGCCGAGGACGTCGTCGACACGGTCCTGGAAGGCGTACGGCCCGGTCCGCGGGCCGTCGCGGGCTGA